agttagAGGAGTGTAATgagtgggtttgtggaaatCTATTCGAATTGGTTGGGGGAATTTGTTAGTCATATTAAATTCAAGGTGAGTGGAGGAACCAGGCATGATACTTAGTGTGGGGATACGGCTCTTAAGAATGCTTTTCCTTCCCTCTTTAGGATTGCAAGAGATCAAGATGCTGCAGTAGTtgattcattcatttttttcaaacaacATTCCTCATTGGAATGTGAATTTTATTAGATGCATGATTGGGAATTGATTgtcatttcttatttttttggaaGGTTATATGATATGAAGATTGTTCTCGTTTAGCTCCTATTATAAGGCATTGACTTGTCATTCTATTAATAAATTTCCTTGGAACTGCATTTGGAGGGCTAAGGTGCCTAGTAAGGTTGCATTTTTCTGCTGGTTGGCGTCAATTGGAAAGATTTTGACCACAGATAATTTGAGAAAGCGTGGACTAATCATTGTGAATTGTtgcttcatgtgtaagaaagatggtgaatctATTGATCACTtatttcttcattgtgaggtggctaatcgtagatttggatagtgagatgagaatttttagttttagataaaattttaaaatattaatttttaatattattattgttttgggatttaaaaaaattaaattgaaatttgaaaaagttgaattgtttattatattttatgtgagaatttaaaaaaattgtaatgatgtgatgagatgagatgataattttgtgtCTCATCCCACTTGCCAAACCTGGTCGGACTCTTTGGGAAGAGATTTTTGGTAGGACAggtattgcttgggtgatgcctaagtgAGTGGTGGATTTTAAGGGGAATCATTGCATTGTTGCTATTTGGAGGATGATCCCTTTATATTTGATGTGGTGCTTATAGTTGGAAAGAAATAGGCAGGGCTTTCGAGATAGAGAACGTTCGATGGGAGAACttagagaatttttattttattttttgataaataaacaaactaacttagagagtttttctttagcaatttgTGTTTTGGGGCAAAGGTTCTTGTTTTGAATGGAGACAATCTTCATGATATGCTACTATCATTTTCTAGTTcttagcttgtatttaggtgtttctaTTTTATACTTtcagtgtacttgggctatacctatttacttgtcaataaaattttcttattacttataaaaattacTAAGGCCcaaatattatgaataaaattttgtttaccaataaaaaagaacATTACTAAGGCCCAAAAATGATCTCACCCCATGGTTTAGAACAACAATTGTAATGGTCACCATGCACCAAACTATAACTCATCGGCGTAACAGAAATTCTAAACATTACTACTCCCGAGGCATTTGAAAATCACAAACTCTTTTGAGTTGTACATTCTTACTCATCACCCTCTAAAGCAATTTAACTGTATACCACGTCTCTTCACTCAATCCTAGTAAAAGGCCGAGAATCATAGAATGACCAAATAGGAGGGTTCAAACCAAAATGACCATGAAAAGAATGCGGAAAAAACTTTCTACCTCCTGCTCAATGGCATCACCTATCATGCAAGCGGCCTGTACCACCCTCGCAGCTCCATGATCACCACCTGTCATCAATAAACCTGTCAACTTATGCATTGTGATAACGGACATCATGTCAGCCGGTAACTGGTCAAAATACGGGGCATACGCCCGCTTGTTCTTCCCATTCCGGCACAACTGCTTCTCCTTTTCAATGGCGTCCCGTAAAGGTTCAAACCAACCAAGAAACAACGACTTCATATATGGCAAATTAGGGGCCAGCTTCTGCGCGCACATGTCCATCAAAAGCTCCTTATACTCCTTTGCCGCTTGTTCCCACGCCTCTGTCTCAATCTTCACCTGCCTCCTACTTAGCATCATATACTTCCCTTGGCCCATTCCCCTAACCATCTTCTGATGCCTCCGCCGCCTATAATCAACCTGCCTCTTCTCTTCTTTACTCATTTCCTGCAATAATTCTTGAACCTCCTCGGCAACCGAGACATCCTCCTCCACATCCGTAGACGACACTACCTCGGCCTCGGCCAAACTCGCATAGCCTCTGGGACAAAACCCACTAATTCCAAAACTTGGCCTCCGCAGAAAGTCCTCATGTGAACAAAACTCGTCATGTCGATGATAACCCATTTCCGAAAACCCATTATCCCAGCAAGCATTAAGCTCAGAGGGCCTAAATCTGAATTCTTCAGGGAAGATCGGGTCCTGGGTACGACCCAGAAAGCTATGAACCCGTCTGAGGGAGTGGGAATTGAGGAAAAAACTCCGGGACTTTGAAATAGCTCGTTTGGCAATATTGCTCCACATGCCAGTGGAAATCCTTGAAGGGCTTAAAGGAAAATTTGTTTCTTTACAAAAGGGAAGAAGAGGATCGATTTTGCTGCGGAGATTTGCAGAGACTATAGGGGTTTGGTTAGCTTAAGAACCAATTTGAATCAAAATTTGACGACAATGAAATTGATGGGATGGAGTGGGACTGGGATGCGATTGTGATTGGAGGAAATGGGTCGTAAAAGAAATTCGCAGAGGGAACTGAATCCATAGAGGGACTGTTTAGTGACCGCCTCGGAGCTAAACCCTTCTTAAACCTTTCTCTGTCCTTCGCCCCACACTGTCCCTTGCTTTCTCACGGTGTAGATTGTTTTCCTTGCCTTCATAGACTAGAGTCACTAGATGGGCGACGCTACAAAGCCAGTTTGGATAATGAAAGcattataatttgatatatttgtaaatatatatatatatatattaaatagaaaaactaaatcataatattaatatattaatacagGTATGCTACATCTGTAACATTTCTTAGTATTGAAAGTAATAAATATGCAATTATGGTAGATTACGCGTCCACATCCCTATAATGCATAATACGAGTGAGTGGCTTCCACTCTCCCAACGTGGACCGATAAGAAGGGTATGTTTGAACGATGGCTGGTTCCAACACTTTAGGACACTTTTCAATATAAATGTAGAATCTAGAGGAATCCAAATCCTAAAACAAGTCAGAAATGATTTAGATATAAACAAGTTAACAGAGTGGTAAGAGCCGATTGGGATCATCCATTCGATTCATAGAAAAAAGAAGATGGACTTCACTGCTTTTATCTCTCATGAAGTTATCCACATCATTGACCCGGGATGCCCACCGATCAAGGGCTCTTGATAATTTAATCAAAATACCAATAATTAGTATTTGGAAATAATCACTTGGTTCTTCCCATTGCAGGCAAAGAGGGTCAACTTTGCTTAGTTTCAAAAGGCACAATCAATATCTCATAATAACTACCAGCTTATTCTCTAAAACTGCTCATCAGGATTCAAGTCCGAGAATCCAAATATATCTAACCTGAAAAACCATACCGGATTAACCTGAGTCAAACCTAGGCTGAAACCTGGGTCTGGGTTCTAGTTTGTAcccaacttttttctttttaattttaaatcaaagcccacatgttatattatgtttatATTAAGAGTCATGCTAGACTATTGTCCAATAATAACCGTTGGACGTGCCACTTaccaaaaattttctttttattttttgatcttttatcttttatattttttaaacatatttaaatatttttaaaatatatatatatatacagaactTCTACGTACAGTCACTTCATATAAGTGAGTGAGAGTCATTGACGCCACCtcgattaaaaaataaaaaagagatggaacgcttgaaagaagaagaaagaagccaAAACATTTAAACCGCGCATCTAGACCAGAACAAaaggcaaaaaagaaaaataaagaagaacgaAATGAATGACGAAAGCTTTACAGAGTTATATTGATAGAATAAGTTGCAGTTTTGAATCATTTGAAATTAGCATCATCCATACATTATTTGACAATCCAGACTTCAAACAAGTccattatgaaaaaatatattcttgacTGCAATCTTAAACTTGATTCAAACAAGGTTCCATGAAATACTAGCACCACATATTACTCTTCTTTAGCTTCTCCATTAGAAATAGTTTACTAAGTTTGCAATAGTGGCAATTGATTTACCCAACAATTACTTTTTGCAGCCTTAGCCTCAACAAGAGTTTCCTCAATTATAACATCTGCATTTTATGAATTTCCAGTTCTGCAAAGCCTCACATTCGAATGGACCTAGACTAGATATTTTTGGCAACACATTGTAGATATGGGTTGTGATGGTCATGAGCAAAGGCTTCTGGGTGGTCGGATCCGTCGTAATGGTTGAGCTCATCCTCGGAGATCTCTCATCGTGTAGACTGGGATCACCTCCTTCAGTGTCTCCCACAGTTCCAGATCCTTTATAGTTTTCAAGGAGTAAGAGAGGGAACTAATAAATGAagtgagagagaaggaaaagataaaatagtaaaaagcaTCTGACGTGGACACGCGTTTGCACACCGACTACATCAGGCATTTGCAACAAGcattttttatatacatatatatcaatatattaaaaatcatttcattaattattatgtaaataaaaattaaaaaaatttataaatatatgaacgGTAAAATGAGAGGACAAATCCAAgcaatataatagtattttcCTTACATTAATGATAGCAATGTTCAACTCATGATCttgataatttaaatttatataataattgataAATAGGATTACTGTACAGAGACTAAAAACAGAATGAAAAGCATGCTATAAACATAAAAGAGAAGAATATAGCAGTATACCCAgctattaaatttttaaatcaaaGCCTTCGTCTCATTTTAAAGTTTGGATATTACCGTCTTGTCCGTAAAATGGAATGGAGTACACCGACAAGGCTatttgagtgttttttttttttttttttttcttttcttttcatgcattttttaaactcatttaaacatttttaagaaattcacgtcattaaaaaaaatctatttaatcattacgtttaaataaaaaaaggacaATCGGGACCTATCGTCGAGACCTAtaacattttcctttaatttctgtCCATTTTGTTGCTAgaagtgaaaataaataaataaataaaaacaaaaaataaaacatgcaaaccaagagagagaaaaaaaaaagttccagGTTTTTTTATGCGGGTATGCATTCCGGGCCAGAACCTGGTTATCAGATAACCGGGTTTCAAACTGGGCCATGAAAAAATCCGACTAAGGATGAACaagcctttaaaaaaaaaaaaaaaaaaaaaatactgctaGCTTAATCGACAAGAGAGCAAAACTTTCCTTCAACCAGTTCACCACCACATATTGCAAATCTGAGATTGAAACATCATTCCAAAGGATACAGTGAGCATTaagatatatgaaaataaaagtgCATAAAAACCGTGAGGAGAAAACACCTAATAATGCCCATCAGGGGGTTTGAAATTGAGGCGAGGGGCTGAAAAGGGAACTCTCATCAAAGTTCAAAGTTTCTCACCAAGGAGTTACTTATCGATTCGGCTTGATGAACGAACCCCCCTGTCACACTTGCAAgtaaattagatatatatatatatatatacacacacacacacacacacacacacacataaagaTGAAGTCCTGTGATGTAAGATTAACCACAGTCACCCTCTCCATCAAGCAAACACGAGTCCTCGAACTGAATAAATTAACAAGCGGGAGATTTGCCAaactttcatcagattttgaaACCTTAACTGACAGAAAGACGTATTATTCTGAAGAGTATTCAACTGAAAAATatcctaaaataaaatatattgaaagaaaaCACTATGTATTGCAACATAGTTGATGAACAAAAACTGCCACATGCAAATGTGCAGAGACTCACAGAGAGAGGGTAGAAAGGGGGCAAGACAGAAGCAGAGTATGATTTATTAACCTCAATCGACAATGAAATCAGATGTATGATTTTCTGGATTATATTGATTTCCTATTTTTTTCCTCCAGAAAATGGACAAGAAATAACACAATTGTATCCCCTCAACAACCCCTTTGAccaatcaaataattaaaatataggTGAATACAACCTCCCATGTGTGCACTGCTCTGTTCTCTTCTTCAGATCTTCGTTGCAGTGGGTTTGAAACAATCAATATTGCATAATCCAACCGATCTCACCATCTCTCCAAATCTGCCACCACAACCCAATTATAACCGTTAGGAAAAGCAGATGTCTCGTGTATAGCAGGAATGCCTCATTGGTCAACCCTTGTTTGAAAAAAGAAGGATAAATGGATAAAAACAATCCTAGCGAGTAAATTATACCGGTCAATGCTGTTCCTTGCTTTCTCTTGCTGGTCTATGCCATTACTCACTTTCTCAGGCCGATCAATACTATGTCTTGATTTCTCTCTCTTATCACCACTGGCTCTAGACTTCTCTTTATGGTCTGTGCTTAGCCTTGGCTTTTCTCTCTGGTCAGTACTCATGCGTGACTTTTCTCTGCGGTCTGTGCTGGGTCTGGATTTATCTCTATTATCTGTGCTATTCCTCAGATTTTCTGGTCTCAATATCTCTCTACAATCTGTGCTGTTCCTTGGATTTTCAGGTTGATCTATAATTGGCCCAGATCCATTTCTAAGATGTGGTGATTTCTCAATGGCTGATATAAATTTCTTGAGATGCTTTATGTATTGTGGGAAAAGCTCCAGGTCACAATGATTCCCTCCTTTAATCCATAACGGTTCATACTTCTCCTTACAGAGCTCCCAGAGTTGCTTACCATGGGACCAACTGACAACATCATCTGCAGTGCCCTACAAAAGGCAGATACGGAGCAAAACAGCTTGGAAAATGAGCACAATTCTAAACACTTCAGCAATATGTTGCAAGATATCATATCTCAATGTTTATATGATACAACAATGAGTTTCTGTTAAATGAAGAAAAGCAGCCAACTGATATGGTGGCATGTAGCTGCCAATTACAAAATGTATATGTGAACTTATATTATTCTGGCAAGTCCATTTAGATcgttctaaaatatttaatgcaACCCAAAGCAGCTCCCTTGAACCACATTGTGGTCCACCCACAACGCAGCAAGCAAGccatcaaaaaaattttgaccCACCTCAAATTGATGCTAAATATAATGTCCATGTACGGCCATAAACCTTCAATGCTTTGAAATCAGTGCTCCAAAAAGTAGAGGCACTTCAGATGCACAGTCCATATCATTAGAAGGCAGATTGCCCTCTTACCAACATATCATAAGTTGGGGGCATTATAACGGATGAGTATGTGATTGAACTGATAAAAAAGGATTTAACATGGTCCAAGCAGATCTCATATTCAACGAGAGAATAGTTCTGTTAAGACTGCACAAAACCCTGATGAAGAACTGAAGTTTTTACATATAAACTACAccgataaaatttacattccagTGCAGTGGTTACGCTATACTCTATGCTTTTTGCCCATAAGGTAGTAAACCTGTATGTATCATGGCGAAAATAGATGGACAGTCACACATGCACATGTTAATCCGAAGTTTATTTCGGATTATTTCTAAgattatttctcttttgttcTTGCTCCCACTCTTGCTTTCAATCCTTTTTCTATTACCCTAAGGAGGAAATAACCAAGCAATAACAGTTAAAATTTCTTAAATATGGAATATATACTTAATCCATCTGTCTAGCCCTGTCGGAATTGGAAATAATTTCCAAAACACGAGTTCAAGTTAAAACAGTTACAAAAATTATTGGGGTTTTATCAGTAAATGGCAAGAATGGAAACACATCAGACCCTTCAGGTTTTCCCAGACAAAGATGTCACCACACACAAGTCCTGGAAACCTACGGAGGAATAATCTAAGTATTGTGAAGTGCATGCACACACTACTTGAAAACTTGGGCCTTCATCAGGATAAAAttgattaaatatatatgtgattgTCCACAACAGGTGAGAACCCGTGTTACATTGCTCATATAAGGATATTTATAGGTTCTGGCCAAATTTTCAAAGACTTCTTTGATAGTTTGCCACACAATGAAAGGGTAAGGATTCATCAGACGTAGCATAAAATCCACATATTATATGCATGCAGTGAACAAGCAATTCCCATTTATGATATTAAATGAGCAAGAAATGCAGATGCCTGAATTAGAACTCAAATGGCAGATAGAAGGTAGTAATTAGTGCATGGAACTCACTTCTGTAACGTTATCTAATATGCAAAACTAgcattctatatatatttagtttcaCGAAAATCTTACTAACACAAAAACCCGTCAAAATACGGAAATACTCACATGAATTACGAGAACTGGACAATTGACAAAGGGGATCTTATCAATGTTCTGCACCATAAACAGGCAAACAATCATTTAAATGAGATCAATTTCCAAAAATCGTGAAAAATCCAACACTAAGATTCTACAACAAGGAATAAAAATGTAAACCTTGTAAATGTCGAACCAGTATGTTCTCTTCACCGGATACATGACCCGGAGGCCAGACAAGATTGGACTGTGGAGAATTACTGCCCTCAAATTTGGTAACCGGGTAGCCAAATCTAAAGTGGGCCCACTACCAACTGATTGCCCATACAAGATAATATCCTCCTCTTTTGTGCCATACTTCTCAacaagacatctatatgcagcTTCTATGTCTGCATAAGTGTTCTGCTCACTCGGCTGTCAAAATAACTCACATATTTCAACCATctcatatcttatttaaaataactTATTCCAAACTAATCACATTCCAGTCTGGTTTCTTGGACAAAATGGGAAACTGACTAAAATCACGTATCTTTCAGGTTTTCGGACTTCCAGTAGGATTGAAAGAATCCAAAGGGCAAAAAACTAACATATGTTTGGCTGATAAGAAAAATGCAAAAGAGCAAAGACCCCTGAAGTATAGAATCTACAGTTAATTATTATAGCTTTGACAACAAAATGAAACATCTAAGCCCAGAGCCCTTCGATAGATTCATGGAGATTAGCAGCTTAGACGGTTACTTCACTCAAGATTCATACTACTCACAGTGCAAAAacgtaaaaggaaaaaaaaaaaaaaatcaaaattttaatggaaaaatCCTCCTTAAAGTATACCGTAGCATGAAAACTCATGAAAACCCAAAACTTCTATaaattcgtttttttttttttttataagtataaaacTTCTATAAATTCGTTTCCAACTTTTTCACAGAATCCatacaaaacacaaaaccatAATCTCGTACCTTCCCAGTTGACTGCCCGTACCCCGAATAATCATACCTAAACACAAGAcacgaagaaaaaaattaagaaaaatcaaaaccttCTATATGCACATAGGAATCCATTTAACAATGTATTAACATAGATAGCTTCGTCAACGAGCGTTCGGAAATTTCCCAAGCATACCCCATCAAGTTGACTCGGAGGTGGAAACTGAGTTCACTGAACAAGTCGTACATCTGACCTAGATCAGCCGCGTTGCCGTGAGAGTACAGCACCGTCAGAGACGCCGAGGGATTCCTTATGTACGCTGCCACGACATCGTTCCCCCTCTTTGTTCTCAGCCTCAAAACGTCTACGTTTCCCCTCATATCCACCCCAGTCATCCTCAGCTTCCCACCCTCCTCGCCATCCTCCTCCACCCCATACGACGGTGGACTAGGCGGGAAAAATGCGAACTTCGCCGCTATAGATGACGTCACCGCTCCCATATCCGAACCAACCTCCCCAAACAAAATCAGGAAAGccaatgacaaaaaatattccaaataaTCAATTCGAATCCACTTGGTGGGCGCGACGGAGGTGGTATTATTGCAGAAGCCAAGATTGACCCAGTTGGAGTTTTGCTTGGAAAAGACGATATTTAGATTCAATTTTAACCTACAGGCGCATGGTAATGCATACGTTTGTCGGAGAAAGCGAGGGGAAAATGGATTTCCTAAATTCCTAGAGTTTCAAATTGACTCCTCCGGTTGAGGATTTGGCGAGGGGCAAGGGCAAttgaattgagagagagagaagtggggGAGGATTTTCCGGCGTGCAAAAGGAGAGCGGCACGTGTTGAATAATTAAAACTGTGGGATGGGGTGGGGGCCGTGACGGTCTGTGATGGTGATGTCTGGGAACAAAACAGGGGAGGAGTTGCCAAGGGATGACACGTGTTCTTGTAGGGTAAAGTTGGTGGTGACGGATACTTGGGGAATGGCTGGAGTCTGACATTTCACGGATTTTCACCGTGTTCCAGGCACAGCTTGGATTTTGATCTAAAAATTAGTgtaaaaaagatataaataacaGTATTTAATGTCGAATTGTCGTTTTATGGGACAGCGATGGGCTTTGAAAGTGTTCTGTCCTGTGTGTTTGGATTGGTTTAGGCAACGGCTGGACGACGATTTGTTTTTCATGTAAAGGTCATCCGTCACGGGTTGGAACTTGGGATTTTACATTGCAATTTGCGCGTTCCTTCcttcctattttttttaaacaatctCTTCTTTAACTAAaagttttgatatatataaataaaattacatgttaatctatatattaatattaatttttttatatttaaattttaaaataataatatttttgataaaaattattttttattcaatcacaataaattaaaagaaatattttttacagtcggcgtgcagtcgtggtgaaaaaagtgaattaatacggaatctatataaaaaaaaattatttttttaacttttttttattcatgtaggtcccctgaatataaaaaaaaaattataattttttttattcattccgtacagccgactgcacaccGACTGTATTTGCCGACTGTATCTAACAAAGcccataaattaatatacatattaatacataattatacttacaactaaattttttcttacttaaatttattttaggatATAATCTCTAAAGCCAGAAAAAAGACATACTTTAGATGAATCATACATTGAAAGCTTATTTGCATGTATATACCTCCAAATTTAGGTTTTGGACTCTTGAACGAGTTCAGCTTATCTTAATTAgattctattttagatttattctaatatttaaatatttaacttccaaatcattaaatatcacttaactcaaaatctctttagATGTAagactcataattttttttcaacttcttataaatatatctaaacttattttaacatccaaacatatataaactcatcttaagtaGATTTCACAAAACTTACTTGATTaggcctgttcatccgggttccgacccggGAATCCGGGTGGACCcaaaccggaacccggatttcaaatccgggccggaacccggaccaGGTTATCCCGGGTCAAAAACGGGCCGGAACCCGTATGAATTCGGGTTTtgaaaaacccggattccggtcccggattgaacccgggtcttcttttttttttttttttttaaaattaaacccCTTAAATTATATTGAACTGTTTCTGCAAAtacaaaaagatgaaaaaaaaaaagagggaaagaGCACGGTTTACTTTCTTAACCAAAACTTGAAAATGGTGAAGCAAGAGGCATATGTTGTCACAAACCCAAGATTTGGCATAGTAACATGGAACTACAAATCTCAATACT
This is a stretch of genomic DNA from Carya illinoinensis cultivar Pawnee chromosome 3, C.illinoinensisPawnee_v1, whole genome shotgun sequence. It encodes these proteins:
- the LOC122302996 gene encoding alpha/beta hydrolase domain-containing protein 17C; the protein is MGAVTSSIAAKFAFFPPSPPSYGVEEDGEEGGKLRMTGVDMRGNVDVLRLRTKRGNDVVAAYIRNPSASLTVLYSHGNAADLGQMYDLFSELSFHLRVNLMGYDYSGYGQSTGKPSEQNTYADIEAAYRCLVEKYGTKEEDIILYGQSVGSGPTLDLATRLPNLRAVILHSPILSGLRVMYPVKRTYWFDIYKNIDKIPFVNCPVLVIHGTADDVVSWSHGKQLWELCKEKYEPLWIKGGNHCDLELFPQYIKHLKKFISAIEKSPHLRNGSGPIIDQPENPRNSTDCREILRPENLRNSTDNRDKSRPSTDRREKSRMSTDQREKPRLSTDHKEKSRASGDKREKSRHSIDRPEKVSNGIDQQEKARNSIDRFGEMVRSVGLCNIDCFKPTATKI